The following proteins are encoded in a genomic region of Anabas testudineus chromosome 13, fAnaTes1.2, whole genome shotgun sequence:
- the LOC113173815 gene encoding putative transmembrane protein INAFM2 — protein MKAAGRQVTVTGEKLNGDMKRRPSYPGELRAKHANMSTKIWVKVAMAIAYFLCVSVAAFILVIYYVFFWTPGPVFNNSTESPNRTECAHRLG, from the coding sequence ATGAAAGCGGCCGGCAGGCAGGTCACCGTGACCGGGGAGAAGCTGAACGGGGACATGAAGCGGAGGCCGAGCTACCCCGGAGAGCTGCGGGCCAAACACGCCAACATGTCAACTAAGATCTGGGTGAAAGTCGCGATGGCGATCGCCTATTTCCTCTGCGTGTCCGTGGCCGCGTTCATCCTGGTGATTTACTATGTGTTTTTCTGGACACCGGGCCCGGTGTTCAACAACAGCACCGAGTCACCGAACCGCACCGAGTGCGCGCACAGGCTGGGATGA